One region of Natronorubrum aibiense genomic DNA includes:
- a CDS encoding NAD(P)/FAD-dependent oxidoreductase, with protein MTRIGIVGAGVAAAAAASRIETAREDVSVTVLEKSRGLCGRAATRRRDEVTYDYGANYVKADDERVVELLTDTLETDGLVDITEPIWTFDTDGEVSEGRDADEHKWTYREGLTQLAKRLFARTDATIHRETRVETLRRDGETWHLEDIDGTVWGPFDVVLLNPPAPQTAELVRTAEWDSDRRKSVLEAVDAVPYRTIWTGVLHYPFDLEVPYYALVNTDKAHEIGWISREECKPGHVPDGESLLIVQANHEWSVDHYDADPDANLEALAELSADVLDDQRLLEADWTDHQGWRYAQPEAAVDQEPLRRAEGEGLYCLGDWVAGEARVHAALRNGLEVGDRVVSEE; from the coding sequence ATGACACGGATCGGTATCGTCGGCGCTGGTGTCGCCGCCGCAGCCGCGGCCTCTCGGATCGAAACTGCGCGCGAGGACGTCTCGGTGACAGTCCTCGAGAAATCCCGCGGACTCTGTGGCCGGGCCGCGACCCGACGCCGTGACGAGGTAACATACGATTACGGCGCGAACTACGTCAAAGCCGACGACGAGCGCGTGGTCGAGCTGCTCACGGACACGCTCGAGACCGACGGCCTCGTCGACATCACGGAGCCGATCTGGACGTTCGACACCGATGGCGAGGTGTCAGAAGGCCGTGACGCCGACGAGCACAAGTGGACGTACCGCGAGGGGCTGACTCAACTCGCCAAACGCCTCTTTGCTCGCACCGACGCGACGATCCACCGTGAGACGCGCGTCGAAACGCTTCGGCGGGATGGTGAGACGTGGCATCTCGAGGACATTGATGGCACGGTATGGGGCCCCTTCGACGTCGTTCTCCTGAACCCTCCAGCACCACAGACGGCCGAGTTGGTACGGACGGCCGAGTGGGACAGCGACCGGCGCAAATCGGTGCTCGAGGCCGTCGACGCCGTCCCCTACCGAACGATCTGGACCGGGGTCTTGCACTACCCGTTCGACCTCGAGGTGCCCTACTACGCGCTGGTCAACACGGACAAAGCCCACGAGATCGGCTGGATTTCCCGCGAGGAGTGCAAGCCGGGCCACGTCCCCGACGGCGAGTCGCTGTTGATCGTCCAAGCGAACCACGAGTGGTCCGTCGACCACTACGACGCCGATCCCGATGCGAACCTCGAGGCGCTCGCGGAACTGAGTGCGGACGTACTGGACGACCAGCGCCTGCTCGAGGCCGACTGGACCGACCATCAGGGCTGGCGCTACGCCCAGCCCGAGGCCGCGGTCGACCAGGAGCCGCTCCGGCGAGCCGAAGGCGAGGGGCTGTACTGTCTGGGCGACTGGGTCGCCGGCGAGGCGCGGGTGCACGCTGCGTTACGGAACGGACTCGAGGTCGGCGATCGCGTTGTGAGTGAGGAGTAG
- a CDS encoding M24 family metallopeptidase yields MNVDVDLSPLHEYLEVESIDGYCIDADASDADQRYVSGFTAPDPYQTLVTADGVHLLVSGLEYGRAKAESSADSVTRRAAYDYQELVAEHGPHEAKHRLLAAFLDDHSVGSIAVPRSFPTGTADGLRARGLEVTVEPEGIVGDIRATKTDWEIDQIRASQRANEAAMATAESLLATADIEDGVLISDGEPLTSERVKTEIEITLLRHGCGLDDTIVACGADGADPHDRGSGPLEADELIVIDIFPRDKETGYFADMTRTFARGEPSEEARQRYEVTREAYEAALEAVEAGVTGADVHDAACDVLETAGYETLRSDPNTETGFIHSTGHGVGLDIHEAPSVSPSGGELETGHVISIEPGLYDPDVGGVRIEDLIVVTEDGYENLTDYRVGLEPTAE; encoded by the coding sequence ATGAACGTAGACGTCGATCTGTCGCCACTGCACGAGTATCTCGAGGTCGAAAGCATCGACGGGTACTGTATCGACGCCGACGCGTCGGACGCCGACCAACGGTACGTCTCCGGCTTCACCGCACCGGACCCCTACCAGACGCTCGTGACGGCCGACGGCGTCCACCTGCTCGTCTCCGGCCTCGAGTACGGCCGCGCGAAGGCGGAGTCGAGCGCCGACTCGGTGACGCGCCGAGCCGCGTACGACTATCAGGAACTCGTCGCCGAACACGGACCCCACGAGGCCAAACACCGCCTGCTCGCGGCATTTCTCGACGACCACAGCGTCGGCTCGATCGCCGTTCCGCGGAGCTTCCCGACGGGAACCGCGGACGGGCTGCGAGCCCGGGGCCTCGAGGTCACGGTCGAACCCGAGGGCATCGTCGGCGACATTCGGGCGACGAAAACCGACTGGGAAATAGACCAGATCCGAGCGAGCCAGCGCGCCAACGAGGCCGCGATGGCAACCGCCGAGTCGCTGCTCGCGACCGCCGACATCGAAGACGGCGTGCTCATCTCCGACGGCGAACCGCTCACCAGCGAGCGTGTCAAGACCGAAATCGAAATTACCCTCCTGCGACACGGCTGCGGGCTCGACGACACTATCGTCGCCTGCGGGGCCGACGGCGCAGACCCGCACGATCGGGGGAGTGGGCCGCTCGAGGCCGACGAACTGATCGTGATCGACATCTTCCCGCGGGACAAGGAGACGGGCTACTTCGCGGATATGACTCGCACCTTCGCTCGCGGCGAGCCGAGCGAGGAGGCCCGGCAGCGGTACGAGGTGACCAGAGAGGCGTACGAGGCCGCCCTCGAGGCCGTCGAAGCGGGCGTCACTGGCGCGGACGTCCACGACGCGGCCTGTGACGTGCTCGAGACGGCCGGCTACGAGACCCTGCGAAGCGATCCGAACACCGAGACCGGCTTCATCCACAGCACGGGCCACGGCGTTGGCCTCGACATCCACGAGGCTCCGAGCGTCTCGCCCTCCGGCGGCGAGCTCGAGACCGGCCACGTTATCTCGATCGAACCCGGTCTCTACGACCCCGACGTCGGCGGCGTTCGGATCGAGGATCTGATCGTCGTCACCGAGGACGGCTACGAGAACCTGACCGACTACCGCGTGGGCCTCGAACCGACTGCCGAGTAG
- a CDS encoding LolA family protein — translation MNRRRLLATGAVAALAGCVTYTADEEEESPTAEGLVRDAIETRRGMTDLTARRTMTVETDTGTRERTEAVARRPPAKQRIEVLESTDPSVPVGSVTVTNRAITWEYNPQTEIVDKQYHPNKVDADRTRRVLENVLEDYRLGYEGTTTVDGREVHIIETKPPVDDIGPTIDLVVGDTTFVVPLRATGDLEELDVSRTVWIDDEYRYPIKEENAISDDGETRHRVAVTYEDLAIDTGLEPETFTYEPLADATVVTDGPEPEGVFETRAAAEKILPYRLPEPAVPETYVLDRVTVVDKGEEFGTTTMLWYNDPTVIARELFVAVREVQRFNPDVLEEITIDGRTAYRRDGRIQSVFWACEDLNYEVSSLTDDTPLLEIAASIGCP, via the coding sequence ATGAACCGTCGACGGCTTCTGGCAACGGGGGCAGTAGCCGCACTCGCCGGCTGTGTGACCTACACTGCCGACGAAGAGGAGGAGTCGCCCACCGCCGAGGGTCTCGTCCGGGATGCGATCGAGACGCGCCGCGGGATGACCGACCTCACGGCCCGCCGAACGATGACGGTCGAAACCGACACCGGCACCCGCGAGCGAACCGAAGCCGTCGCTCGACGCCCGCCGGCTAAGCAGCGCATCGAGGTGCTCGAGTCGACCGACCCGAGCGTCCCGGTCGGCTCGGTCACGGTGACGAACCGCGCGATCACGTGGGAGTACAACCCCCAGACGGAGATCGTCGACAAGCAGTACCACCCGAACAAGGTCGACGCCGATCGGACGCGACGCGTGTTAGAGAACGTACTCGAAGACTACCGACTGGGCTACGAGGGAACGACGACCGTCGACGGCCGAGAGGTCCACATCATCGAGACGAAACCGCCGGTCGACGATATCGGGCCGACGATCGACCTCGTCGTGGGGGACACGACGTTCGTCGTCCCGCTGCGAGCGACGGGCGATCTCGAGGAACTGGACGTCTCCCGAACCGTCTGGATCGACGACGAGTACCGGTATCCGATCAAGGAGGAAAACGCGATCAGCGACGACGGCGAGACGCGCCACCGCGTCGCCGTCACGTACGAGGACTTAGCGATCGATACGGGGCTCGAGCCGGAGACGTTCACCTACGAACCGCTGGCGGACGCGACGGTCGTCACCGACGGCCCCGAACCCGAGGGCGTCTTCGAGACCCGCGCAGCCGCCGAAAAAATCCTCCCCTATCGCCTGCCGGAGCCCGCCGTTCCGGAGACGTACGTCCTCGATCGCGTTACCGTCGTCGACAAAGGCGAGGAGTTCGGGACGACAACGATGCTGTGGTACAACGACCCGACCGTGATCGCCCGCGAACTGTTCGTCGCCGTTCGCGAGGTCCAGCGGTTCAATCCCGATGTCCTCGAGGAAATTACGATCGACGGCCGGACGGCCTACCGTCGCGACGGGCGGATTCAGAGCGTCTTCTGGGCCTGCGAGGACCTGAACTACGAGGTCTCGAGTCTGACCGACGACACACCGTTGCTCGAGATCGCGGCCTCGATCGGCTGTCCGTAA
- the aroA gene encoding 3-phosphoshikimate 1-carboxyvinyltransferase, with protein MNVTITPSRLQGTAQAPPSKSYTHRAILAAGYAGQTTVRDALWSADTQATARAVDLFGGSVSRADDGILEIAGFDGRPDVPADVINCDNSGTTMRLVTAAAALADGTTVLTGDESLRSRPQGPLLEAIADLAGEAFSTRGNGQAPLVVTGPIAGGEVAIPGDVSSQYITALLMAGAVTDEGIDVVLETELKSAPYVDITLEVLEDFGVEARQTADGFSVEGGQSYDPIGGEYAVPGDFSSISYPLAAGAIASEDGIRIEGANPSAQGDTAIVDIVDRMGADVDWDREAGTIDVSSAPLSGIEVSVEDTPDLLPTIATLGAVADGDTHITNAEHVRYKETDRVSAMAEELGTMGVETTEEHDSLTIHGSDSTLEGATVSGRADHRIIMALALAGLVADGETTVEGADHVDVSFPGFFGLLEELGCSLERQS; from the coding sequence ATGAACGTCACGATCACGCCCTCGAGGCTACAGGGTACGGCACAGGCACCGCCATCGAAGAGCTACACCCACCGGGCGATCCTCGCTGCAGGCTACGCGGGCCAGACGACGGTCCGCGACGCGCTCTGGAGTGCCGACACGCAGGCCACCGCGCGGGCCGTCGATCTCTTCGGTGGGTCCGTTTCGCGGGCCGACGATGGCATACTCGAGATCGCTGGCTTCGACGGCCGACCCGACGTCCCCGCGGACGTCATCAATTGTGACAACAGCGGGACGACGATGCGGCTGGTCACGGCCGCGGCCGCCCTCGCCGACGGCACCACCGTCCTCACGGGCGACGAGTCGCTGCGCTCCCGACCGCAGGGCCCGCTGCTCGAGGCGATCGCCGACCTCGCTGGGGAGGCGTTTAGTACGCGCGGAAACGGCCAGGCACCGCTGGTCGTCACCGGCCCCATCGCCGGCGGCGAGGTCGCGATTCCGGGCGACGTCTCCTCGCAGTACATCACCGCCCTGTTGATGGCCGGCGCCGTCACCGACGAGGGGATCGACGTCGTCCTCGAGACCGAACTCAAGTCCGCACCGTACGTCGATATCACGCTCGAGGTGCTCGAGGACTTTGGCGTCGAGGCGCGCCAGACGGCCGACGGGTTCTCGGTCGAGGGCGGCCAGTCATACGATCCCATCGGTGGCGAGTACGCCGTCCCCGGTGACTTCTCGTCGATCTCGTACCCGCTCGCCGCGGGGGCGATCGCCAGCGAGGACGGTATCCGTATCGAGGGTGCCAATCCGAGCGCGCAGGGTGACACGGCCATCGTCGACATCGTCGACCGGATGGGAGCCGACGTCGACTGGGACCGCGAGGCGGGAACCATCGACGTCTCGAGTGCCCCGCTGTCGGGAATCGAAGTTTCGGTGGAGGACACGCCGGACCTGCTGCCGACGATCGCAACCCTCGGAGCCGTCGCCGATGGAGACACCCACATCACGAACGCTGAGCACGTCCGCTACAAGGAGACTGACCGCGTGAGCGCGATGGCCGAGGAGTTGGGCACAATGGGCGTCGAGACGACCGAAGAACACGACTCGCTGACGATCCACGGTAGCGACTCGACCCTCGAGGGCGCGACCGTCTCCGGTCGGGCCGACCACCGGATCATCATGGCGCTCGCGCTCGCAGGGCTGGTCGCCGACGGCGAGACGACCGTCGAAGGGGCCGACCACGTCGACGTCTCGTTCCCCGGCTTCTTCGGCCTGCTCGAGGAACTCGGCTGTTCGCTCGAGCGCCAGTCCTGA